The following nucleotide sequence is from Sphingomonas panacisoli.
TCGCCGCGCCTCATCGACGGTGGCGGCGACCAGCGCGATACGCGCCGTCCGGTCGCGCCGCGCGATCTCGGTCACCCATTCCGCCCCGGCCCGCGTCTTGCCGAATCCACGCCCCGCGCGGATCAGCCACACGCGCCAGTCGCGCTCCGGCGCCGTCTGGCCGTCCATCGCCCAACCGCGCCAATCGGCGTCGAGGAACCGACGCTCGCGCACGTTGAGCGATCGGATCAACTGCAGGCGATAGATCGTCGGCAACATCGCCAACCGCACGACGATGTCCCGCGGATCGTGGTGTGAGGGACTACGCCTTGCCATCGGCCCTCAGCTTCTTTTCCAGCCGATCGAGCTTGTGCGCGATCGACGCGAACACATCCTCCGCATCGCGCATCGGCCGGACGCGCGTCTGGCCGTTGCGCCCCTCCGCCGATGCGCGGCATGCCTGCAGCACGCGAATGCGCATCGCGTCATCCATCGGTACGGGATCGATGCCGTCGCGCTCGGCCGTGGTCGGCGTCTCGCCGTCGCCGCGCCGTTCCAGCGCGCGCGACAGCAATTCGGCGCGCAGCCGTTCGGTCCCGATCTCCAGGGCTTCGTCCCAGGCTGCGGCGAATTCCGGATCGCGGCGCCGTAATCCTCGAGCGGCGCCGTCGCTCATCCCCGCCGCCCAGGCAGACGCGCGGATGTTGCAACTCGCCTCGAGATGATCGAGGAAGATCGTCCGCTTCTTCCTGGTCCAGCTATCCGGGCGGCGCGCGCGCAGTTGCGCGGCGCAACCATTCGTCCCGCCCAGCACGCTCATGGCTTTCTCCCGACAATAAAAAGGGCCGGAAGGCGTCACCGCCCCGGCCCGAATCGCAATTCTTCAACGTTCCTGATATGTACCCAAACAGCGTGACGCTGTCAAGCACTTTTATCCTATTTGGTTATCTGATCGGATTGAACTGATCCACAGCAGGCTGATTCTGCCGGAACGCGCCGCGGTTACGATGCGTTGGCCCCGCAACCCTCTGGAAAGGACCGCTCATGACCCCGCGTTCGCTGACGTTACTCGCCCCCCTCGCTTTGACCGCGGCGCTGGCCGCGTGCGGGTCGCGGTCCGATACGACCACAACCAACACGACCGTCACCGACGTGACCAACGACAGCGCGATGGCGTCCGGCGACAACACCACGATGGTCGCGACGCCGCCGACCGGCCAGCAATTCGCCGATATCGCGGCGAAGAGCGACGCGTTCGAGGTCGCCGCCGCCAAGCTCGCCCAGACCAATTCCACGTCCGACGACGTCAAGAGTTTCGCGACCAAGATGATCCTGGCGCACACCGAATCGACCGCGAAGATCAAGAAGGCCGCGGCCGCCGCCAGCCCCGCCATCACCCCCGACCCCGCGATGACCGCCGACCAGAAGGCGCAGCTCGACGAACTCGGCAAGCTGAAGGGCGCCGATTTCGACAAATCCTATATCGCCGGCCAGGTGACCGCGCACGACCAGGCGCTGGCGCTGATGCGTAACTATGCCGCGAGCGGCGACACGCCGAGCCTGAAGACTGCCGCGGGCGAGATCGTACCGGCGGTGCAGGATCACGTGGTGATGCTCCGCGCCTTGAGCATGAAATAGCGCCAGCTATTTCAGGATGATCTCAAGGCGCCGGCCGGCGGGTCGGCGAAGCCGAACCCGTCCGACGACGCGGCATTCACTGCCGCGTCGGGCCCTTCGCCCTAAAAAAGGTTGACCCCGCATCGCTGCCCCGCGACGAAACCCCCGAGTAGCCAGGGGAGTAGCGATGAAACAGTTCCGCTTGTTAGCCGCCACCGCGCTGTTGGGCGTCGTCGCCGCCGTCGCCACCGCGCACCCCGCACTTCCTTCGCCCGCCGCCGTCCGCACCGCCCCCCCGCGCCTTCCCCGCGCTCCAGGCGTTTGCCGACGCCGCGGTCCGCGATGGTAAGGTCCCCGGCATCGCCATCGCGATCGGGGTGGGCGACGCCCCGCCGAGCTGGATCCTCGCCGGCAAGACCGCGTTCGACGGGACCGCGGCGACCAGCCCCGATACGCTGTGGCGCATCTATTCGATGACCAAGCCGATCACGGGGATCGCCGCGATGATCCTGGTCGACGAAGGCAAGTTGAAGCTCGATCAGCCGGTCAGCGACTTCTTCCCCGAATTCGCGACCGCGCGCGTGCTGATCGATCCGACCAAAGGTACCGACACGCGTCCCGCCACGCGGACGATGACGATCCGCGACCTGATGACGCACACCTCGGGCCTCAACTACGCGATCCTCGCCGCGACTCCGGCGCAGAAGGAATTGCAGGCGCAGGGCGTGGTGCCGTTCCAGGCCAATCCGGTGCTGGAAGCGAAGATGCGCCCGTTGCGCCCCACGACCCTGATGGAATTCGCCGCGCGCGCCGGCCGCGCGCCGCTGGTCGCCGATCCGGAGACGGCGTGGAACTATTCGATGGGGCTCGACGTGCTGGGCGCGGTGATCGAGAAAGCGAGCGGCGTGCCGTTCGACCAGTTCGTCCAGCGCCGCATCCTCGATCCGCTCGGCATGACCTCGACCGAATGGCAGGTGAAGCCGTCGCAGGTCGGCCGCTTCGCCGCGAATTACGGCCAGCGCAGCCTGGTCGACATGGCCTGGCCGAACAGCAGCACGCCGGTCAACGACAAGCTCGTGCTGGTCGATAGCGCGGCGACGTCGGTCTATCTCACCGCGCCCAGCTTTCCCTATGGCGGCGCCGGGCTGGTCAGCACCGCGCGCGATTACGACCGGTTCCTGCACATGCTGCTCAACGACGGTCGGCTGGGCAGCAAGCGCATCCTGAGCGAAGCGACCGCGCGCCTCGCCAAGTCCAACCTGATGCCGCGCGGCGTGCTGATGAACGCGCCCGGCCCGATCGCGCCGGGCAAGCCGGTCGGATTCGGCGCCGGCGGACTCGTGACGCTGGAGGACGTCGACGCCTTCGGCCGCGGCAAGGGGACCTATGGCTGGGACGGCGCCGCCGGCACCCGCGCCTGGGTCGACCCCGTCCGCCACATCCGCGCCGTCATGATGATCAACCTGCTCGGCGCCGGCACCCTAGGCACCGATTTCGACAAGGCGGTGGCGAAGGATATGGGTTCGGCCGCGGGCAAGTAGCGTCGCCGCTCGTCAGGTCGCCGGGCGCCGTTCCACGTTAAACGACTTGTTCACGATCCGCCATTTGCCGTCGATTTTCAGCAGCGTCATGTAATCGACGAATTTCGCATCGGGATAGTCGAGGTCGATCCGCGCGATCGCGGCATCGCCGGCGATGTCGATCAAGCCGATGCTGCGCTTACGCTTGGCTTCGTCGTCGGCTGGTTTGCCGGTGAACCGGGATGCATATTCCTCGCTGGTCACCTGGGTCAGCTTGCCGTCGCGCATGAACAGCAACCGCGCTTCCGGCACGAAGGCCTGACGCATATAGTCGCCGCTGCCGCTCGCATGCCCTTGCAGATACAGATTGAGCGTCGCGCGAACATTGGCTTCCTCGGGATTCGGTGGAGGCGCCAGACCCAGCAACAGGAATGCTGCGCCGACAGTGATGACGACTCTTTCGATTGCGTAACGCATGCATCGATCTCCCACATATAGTACGTCTCATATCATAAACGGCCGTTGGCGCATGTAAATTGCGACTTATGTCGCGCCTCGCCCGGTCACCGGCCGCCGGGCCGTGCCGGCGAATATCGGCCCTATTCGCGTCCGGGTGCCAAAAATACGACGAGCAGAGTGCAACTTCTTGCGACGAACGCAGTTTACAACGCGCTTGCCGTGTCCCTGTCATATTTGGCATAGGACGCTCAGCGGCGGGCTCATGAACTCCGTCCGCCCAACTAGGGGATGCCCAAATATGAAGAAGCTTCTGATCGTCGCCGCCTCCGTTGGCCTGTTCTCGCTCGCCGCTTGCGGCCATGACACGCCGGCCGCCGACAACGCTGTCGCCAATGCCGACAACGCTGCCGACGCCATGGAAAACCAGGGCGACATGATCATGGACAACGCCTCGAACGCCGCCGACGCGATCAAGGCCGATGCCTCGAACACCGCCGCCGCGCTCGACAACAAGGCCGACGCAACTCGCGCCGCCGGCGAGAACAAGGCCGACGCGATCGACGCGAAGAAGTGATGCGATAGGCGCGGCGGCGTCCGCGCCGTTGCGCTCAGCGCAATCGCATTACCGGACGGCGGACGAGTGAAACTCGATCCGGTCGACGGCTTTGCCGGCGGCGCCGTCTGAAGAAATAGAAAGCGGCGGAGGGAAACCTTCGCCGCTTTTCTTATGTCGGTAGCGTCGCGCCGCGAAACAACGACGCTATACGCCTTCGATCACCGCGCCCCAAGCAGCAATCTCGTCGTTGAAATGCCGCGCGACCCGAAAATCCCCCGCCAGCGCACGGTCGAGATCGACCTCGACCGACCCTTCCCATTCCCAGGTCGCATTGCCTGACAGCCGCACCATCCCGTCGGGCGCGGCACAGCCCTTCACCAGCCCGCCGCGGTTGAACAACGTCACCTCGGCATCGAAATCCGCGCGCTCGGTCAGGCACGCCGCGAACAGCGACGCCGCCATCGCACTCCCGCAACTGTCGGTCAGCCCGACCCCGCGCTCGTGCGTGCGGACGAACAGCGCATCCGGCCCGCGTACTTCGACGAACGAGACGTTGGCGCGGTTCGGCAGCCAGTGGGGCGCCGCCTCGCACGCCTCGCCCGCCGCGACTAACTCCGCCTCGTCGATCGCATCGACGAACGCGATCAGATGCGGGTTGGGGATCGCGACCGCGGTGAACGCACGATCGCTCGGCAGGCCCGCGATCGGCATCTGCACGTTCTGGTGCCGCCCGATCGTCATCGGCCAGTCGTCGAGCTCGAGGCTCGCCGGCCCCGCCAGTTCGCCGATCGTCACCACCCCGGGCGCCAGGTCGGGATCGCGCCGCACCTCCGCCCCGCTCGTCTTCAGCCGCACCAGCGCCTGGTCGATCCCCAACGCACTCAGCCCCGCGCGCGCGACGCAGCGCAAGCCGTTGAGGCACGTCTCCGCCTCCGACCCGTCGCTGTTGAACATCCGCATGCCGAACGCGTGTTGCCCGTCGCCGTCGGTCAGCAGCAGCAGCCCGTCGCTCCCCACCGCCCCGCGCCGATCGGCCAGCGCCCGCGCGACGACCGCCCAGTCGCCATCGTCGCGCGCGACTCCGCGCGCATCGACCAGCGCGAAATCGTTACCCGATCCGTGGCATTTGATGAAGTCGATCCGCATTACCGCGATGTAGCGCGGCGGGCCGACAGCGTCACCCCAAAGCCGCGACCATCTGGCGTTCGCCCTCGATCATCGTGGCGAAGCTCGGCCGCGCCAGGATCGCGTCGAGATAGGCGACGGTCCGCGGCCATCGCGCGGCGTTGGGGCCGACTTGGCAATGCGCGTAGTTCACGAACGGGCTGGCGACCGAAATGTCGGCGAGCGACATGCGATCGCCGACCAGGAAGCCGCTGTCGGGGATCGTGCGCTCGAGATAGTCGAACAGCCGCGGCATTTCGGTCTCGACCGCGCCCTGCGCCGCCGCTTCGTCGCCGGGGACCTTCATGAACTTGGGCGCGACAATGCGGTTGAAGAAAACCTTGCCTCCGGTCGCGGCGACCATCGTGTCCCCGAACTCCTCGAACCAGATCGTCCGCGCACGGTTGGCGGGATCGGCGGGGATCATCGCGGGCTCGGGATGCTTGGCCTCGAGATAGGTGATGATCGCTGTCGAATCGGAGATCACGAAGTCGTGGCCGTTATCCGCGCCCGGATCGCGGAACGCCGGCATCTTGCCGAACGGACTGGCTTCCTCGAACTCCGGCCCGCCGCGCCCCATGCCCGACGGCTTGAGTTCGGCGCTCAGTCCTTTTTCGGCGAGATAGGCCATCACCTTCCGGACGAACGGCGACAGCGTGGAACCGTAGACGATCATGATGCTCTCCCTTCAGGCTGGTGCGTGACGGTACGGTCCGCCGGTCGGCCGTTCAACCGCCTCCAGCGATATAGCGCGACACGTTCTGGCCCAGCACGTCGAGCGGGACGTTGCCGCCTTCGACCACCGCCTGATTGAAGTCGCGCAGGTCGTAGCGCGCACCCAACGCGGCCTTGGCGCGGTCGCGCTGGGCGTCGATCTCGGTCTGGCCGATCTTGTACCCGCACGCCTGGCCCGGCCATGCGCAATAGCGGTCGATCTCGCTTTCGGCATTGCCGCGCGGCAAGCCGGTCGCGGCGATGAACTCGTCGAGCGCACGCTGGCGGGTCCAGCCCATCGCGTGGATGCCGGTATCGACCACCAGCCGCACCGCGCGCCACGACAGGCCCATCAGATAACCGAGCCGTCCGGCCGGATCGTCGTCGTACATGCCGAGCTCGTCGGCCAGCTGCTCGGCATACAGCGCCCAGCCTTCCGAATAGGCGTTGAACGCGAGCAGCGAGCGGATTAGCGGCAGTTGCTGGGCATATTCGCCCTGCCAGACGTGCCCCGGTATGCCTTCGTGAAACACTAGGTCGGGGATCGTCACGCGATTGTGGATCGAGGTATCGTCGAGCTTGACCCAGATGCGACCTGGGATAGAGCCGTCGAGCGATCCCGGCCCGCCATAGGCCGGCGCCGCGCCCGGTTCCTGCGCCGCGGGCAAGCGGCGGATTTCGAGGTTGCCCTTAACCAGCCGGCGGAACGCGCGCGGCAGGCGCGGGCGGATCGCGTCGATCTTGCCCTGCATGTACGCGATGATCTGGCGCCGTCCTTCGTCACCCTCGGGAAAGCCGATCTTGGGCCGCTTCTGCAATGCCGCCGCGCGCTCCGCGACGCTGCCCTGGGTCAGCCCGAACCCCTTGAGGATCGCATCCATTTGCGTCTGCAGATCGACCAGCTGCGACCGGCCGAGCGCGTGGATCTCGGCAGGGCTGCGCGTGGTCGTTGTGCCGGCGCGCAAGCCCCAGGCATACCATTCGGCGCCGTGCGGCCGCGCGCTCATCCCCGCGGCATCTGTCGCGACCGCGCGTTGCGCCTTGAGCTCGGCGAGCTGGCGTTCGAGCGCCGGGACGATCGCCGTAGTCACGACCGTGACCGCGCGGTCGCTCCACGGCCCCGGGATCGCCGCCGCCTTGCGCGCGAGCGGCCCGACCAAGGGACCGTCCGGCTTGGCGGCGTCGACGATCATGCCGGTCATGCCCTTGATCGTCTTGTCGAGCAGGAAGCTTGGCGGCACAAGCCCCTGCCGCCGCGCCGCGCGGATCCGCGCCGTCTCGCCGTCGAGCTGGCCCGCCATCGCCGCCAGCCGCGCGAGATAGGCCTCGGCGTCAGCCGCGTCGCGCACCGGCTGGTCACCATCGAGCAGTTGCGGCACGTCGAGCCACGACCCGACATTCTGGATCACCGCATAGGGCGTATTGCGCCAGCTGCCGATCGTCGCGACGCCGTAGGGCAGCTTCATTCCGTCGAGCGCGGTCCGAAACGCGCTCTCGGCGACCGCGAGGCTGGTCAGCGTCGCCGCGTCCAGGCCACGCCGCGGCACGCGCGCCAGCTCGACCAGCGCGCCCGTCAGGAACCGTTGCCGCGCCGTCACCCCGGCGGCCGACCGATCGTCCAGCCGGGATCGGAGCGCCGCGTGCGGGCCGACATCGATCCCCAGCCGCGTCGCTTCGCCGGGATCGAAGTCGAACAGCTGCCAGGCGAACTTGTCGAGCAGCGCCGCGGCACTCGGCGCCGGTGCGGCGAACGACGGCAACGAAGCGACCGCGACCCCGGCGGCGAGGCCGGAAATCGCGGTGCGGCGAGTAGGAAATTCGATCATGCGCGGGAGCATGCGTCGGCCGTGCGATCCGCGTCAATGCGGCGGGTTGCCCGACAGGGATTGCCGCTCGCGACTGTCATCTGCCATTGCGCCATATAGCGACCGACAGAGGAGTGACGGCGATGGCACGGCACGATTTCGACCCCGCGACGGTGCAGCCGGACGGCCGCCCGGCGGCGAAGGCGACGCTGTTCAATGCGGCGGGCGAAGGGCCATGGCGCGGATCGGTCCCCGGCCTCGACCTGCAGGGACCGGTCACCGTGCTGGCCTACGGCACCGACGAGATCGGCGTCGGCCCCCGGCTCCACGTCCATCCCTATGACGAGACCTTCATCGTCGTCGCCGGCCACGGCCGCTTCTTCGTCGGCGAGACGGTGATCGACGCCGCGGCGGGGGAGATCGTGCTCGGCCCCGCGGGCGTGCCGCACAAGTTCGAAAATCTCGGGCCCGGCCGGCTCCAGACGATCGACATCCACCACTCGCGGACCTGGATTCAAACCGATCTGGAAGAGATCGCTTAACCTGTACTTGCGTTTTTCGCTGATATTTGATTGACCTAGGAAGAGGTTGATATGGATCAGGCGAAGCTCATCGAACTCGAACGTTTCCGCGGCGTCGTCGCGATCCAGCAGGCGATCAGCGACGCGCGCGGTGATCTCGCCACCGTGATGAATGCGATCGTGCAGGAAACGTCGGTGATGCCGCAATCGAACGGCGTCGTTGTCGAACTGCGCGACGGCGACCAGATCTATTACGCGGCGGCGAGCGGCGCGTCGGCCGATCTGCTTGGTCTCCGCCTGCCGCTCAGCACCAGCCTGTCGGGGCAATGCGTGCTGACCGGCGAACCGCTGTGCTGCACCGATTCCGAAACCGACCCGCGCGTCAATCGCGAGGCGTGCCGCCGCGTCGGCCTGCGATCGATGATCGTCATCCCGATCCCGCATCGCGGCCAGACCGTCGGCGTGCTCAAATACCATGCCGCCGATCCCGGCGCGTTCGACGACGACGACATGCTGATGGCGCATCTGCTGGTTGGGCCGATCGCCGTCGGGATGAGCAGCGTCGGCGAGGAGGATGCGTTGCGCGCGCAGACCGAACTCCGCTCGATCGTCGAGCTTAAGGAGCAGTTCGTCTCCAACGTCAGCCATGAATTGCGCACGCCCGTCACGTCGATCGCCGGTTCGCTCGGACTCTTGCACAGCGGCGCGGGCGGGCAATTGACCGACAAAGCGAGTTCGCTGGTCGATATCGCCAGCCGCAATGCCGACCGGCTCAAGCGGCTGGTCGACGACCTGCTCGACATCGGCAAGCTCGACACCGGCCAGGTGGTGATGACGCTGGCCGAGGTCGATCTACGCGCGGTGCTGCGCGACGCGGTCGAACAGAACCAGCCGTTCGCCGACCAGCTCGGCGTGACGCTGGCGCTCGACGCGCCGTCCGGGCCGGTGATCGCGACGACCGACGCCGACCGGCTGTTCCAGGCGATCACCAATTTGGTGTCGAACGGCGCCAAATTCTCCCCTCGCGGATCGACCGTCAGCCTGGCGCTCCACGAAACGGGCGGCGCCGCGATCATCCGCGTCAGCGATCAGGGACCCGGCGTCCCGGCCGATTTCCGCGCGCGACTGTTCGACCGCTTCTCGCAATCCGACGCCGCCCCCGCGCGCAGCCCGATGCCCGGCACCGGCCTCGGCCTCGCCATCACCAAGGGCATCGTCGAACGCCTGGGCGGCACGGTCCGGCTGGACGAAGCGCATAGCGACGGCGCGGTGTTCGAGATTTGCCTGCCCCTCGCGGAGGCTGGCGCCGCGGCGGCCTAGCAAAGCCTCGCGTCCTCGACAGCAGATGCGCCGCCCGCTTCACATCAATCGGTAATGATCCGCCAGCCGATCGAGCGCCAGGCCCAGTACCAGCCGTCCCGCGCGGCCCGGCCAACCCAGCGCGCGTTCGGCGGCGGGGATCGCTTCGCCGGCGCAGACCACGCGCCATAATATGTCGCTGAGACCGCTACCCGTCGCGGCGATCGCGGCGTCGAAGCGGCGTTTGGCGGCGACGTGGGCCAGCGTGGGGTCGGCATCGTCGCCGCCGCCCCCATCGACGCGCACGCTGTCCCAATGCATCGTCACCCGCGGCCCGAGTTGCGCGATCTCGTAGTCGCGGCGCAGGCGTTCGCCGGCCTCGACCTGGCGGGCATCGACCAATCCGCGCGCGGCGAGCCAGCTCAGCGGCGATTCGGCGCGGTTGACGGTGACGGTGCGGCCGCGCCGGGCCTTGGCGGGCGCGCGGCCGGGGATGATGGCGACGTCCGCCGGGTCGAATTCCACTTCCACCAGATCGCGCATGGGTCCTCCATCGATTGCGAGTCGGACGCTCTTGCCATCTGGTTCGTTCTGTAGGAAAGTAGATAACCTATTTGGCAAATCAGAGGTAGTCGATGATCACCGCCATCCGCGAAGTCCGCCGCGCCAAGGGCATGACGCTTGACGATGTCGCGCGCACCTGCGTCCCGCCAACCACCGCGCAGACGATCGGCCGGCTGGAAACGGGGACGCGCACGGTGTCGGTCGGCTGGCTCAACCGTATCGCCGCGGCGCTGGGGGTGGAGGCGGCGGACCTAGTCAAGCTGCGCGATCACGCCGAATTGCCGGTCGCGGCGTTGCTCGCAGCGGACGGCGCGCATGCGCCGACGCGCCCGATCCTGGTGCCGCCGCCGCGTGCCACGGCGGGCATGGTCGGGGTCGCGGTGACCGGGGGGATCGGCGACTATCGCGCCGGCGACACGGTCTGGTGCGAGCCGCTGGCGCCGGACGCGTTCGCGGGCGCGCTCAACCGCGACGTACTCGTGCCGCGGCCGGGCGGGCGTTTCCTGTTCGGGCGGCTGATCGGGCGCGAGGGCGACCGGTTGCAAGTGTTGCCGCTCGGCGCGGGGCAACGGCAGCAAGTGGTCAGCGACCCGCCCTGGATCGCGCGCGCCGTGACGTTGATCCGCGGGCTTTAATGTGATGCGCTCACGCGCGTGGACGGCACCAGCCCGCTCCCCCGTCAGAGGTGGCGGGTTTCCGCGGGCGGGTTCCACCAATTGTCGTGGAGGCCGTCCATATAGGTGAGCGGCGCCTTGACGAGGTCGTCGACGGGGAGGTCGTCGAGCGCTGAGAGGTGGACCGACACGTACGGGTCGCCGCCCATCGCTTCGATCTTGCCGTGGCCGTGGGTGTGGATGCCGCACACGCTGCAGAAACGATGGTGCCCCTCGCCCCAATCGCCCGACCGGCCATAATCCGCTAGCTTGTCCTCACCGCTCAGCAACCGGAAATCCGCCGGCGTAACGCCGATCGTCCACATCCGCTGCTTCCAGCACACGGTGCAGTTGCACTTGCCCGTCCCTTGGTCGAGGTCGAGATCCGCCTCGAACGTCACCGCCTTGCAATGACAACTACCGCGATAGGTTCGTTTCACGCCGAGTCTCCCATGCGCCGTTACGGCGACGCCACACCGCATCGCGCTGGCAGGGGCTGGTGGGCGATGACGGGCTCGAACCGCCGACATCTTCGGTGTAAACGAAGCGCTCTACCAACTGAGCTAATCGCCCTCTGACGGTGGCGTTTGACGCTAGATTCCCAACAACGCAAGCTGGATCAGAGCGGGTGAAGCCCGCTCTGCCGCAAAGCAGTAAAATAGCGTTCGATCTTTTCGCGCGCTTCGGCGCTCAAGCCGAGGAACGCGCGGCGGCGGTCGAACGGGTCGGCCTGGCGGACAAAGAGGCCGGCGTCGGTCATTCGGCCGATCCAGCGCAGCGCGGTCGTCGGCGCGACGGCCGCGGCGATGCACAGGCTCGATACGGATACCTGCGCATTCTCGAGCTCGGCGGCGTAGAGGTCGAGGAGCATGTCCCAGGCCGGATCTTCGAACAGTCCTTCGGCGAAGAACTGGTCGCGCAGGCGGCGGCCGCGAATGATCTTGCGGATGTCGGCAGCGGTCGGCGGGGACGCTGCAGGCGCGGCCGGCGGCGGATTGAAGGACATCGAACGCTCGCCGACGCCGCCGGGGCGCTTGTCCTCGCTCGCCAACCGCGACAGCACGCGCGAGATGCGCGCGACTTCTTCGTTCAGCTGGCGCAGCTGGGCCGATTCGCTGTCGCTGTCCTTGTCGTGGAGCGTATCGCGCGAGAATGCGCTGAGGCCGATCGCGAAGGCGGCCGCGCGATCGGCCAATGTCGGCGCGCAGAGCAACTCGACGCGCTCGCCGAGTAAGGTACCCGCAACCGCATCGATCTGACCGCGATCGATCGCTACGACGAACCGCGCACCCGTCTCGGCGCGCAATGCAGCGAGCCTTGGCAAAGCCTCCGCGAGCACCTCGTCCGCCACGCCTTGCGCCTCTGCCGCCACCAGCTCGATCGGCCCGGCATGATCGAAGCGCCCGTCGATCGCGCCCTGCCAATCGGTCCGCCCGCGAAATTCGCCGGCAGCCAAATCCATCGCGCGATCAGCTTCGGTCGCGCCCCATCCCGCATCTGCCACGATCAGCGCCAAGGAAAGA
It contains:
- a CDS encoding DUF4142 domain-containing protein, which translates into the protein MTPRSLTLLAPLALTAALAACGSRSDTTTTNTTVTDVTNDSAMASGDNTTMVATPPTGQQFADIAAKSDAFEVAAAKLAQTNSTSDDVKSFATKMILAHTESTAKIKKAAAAASPAITPDPAMTADQKAQLDELGKLKGADFDKSYIAGQVTAHDQALALMRNYAASGDTPSLKTAAGEIVPAVQDHVVMLRALSMK
- a CDS encoding serine hydrolase domain-containing protein; the protein is MGVGDAPPSWILAGKTAFDGTAATSPDTLWRIYSMTKPITGIAAMILVDEGKLKLDQPVSDFFPEFATARVLIDPTKGTDTRPATRTMTIRDLMTHTSGLNYAILAATPAQKELQAQGVVPFQANPVLEAKMRPLRPTTLMEFAARAGRAPLVADPETAWNYSMGLDVLGAVIEKASGVPFDQFVQRRILDPLGMTSTEWQVKPSQVGRFAANYGQRSLVDMAWPNSSTPVNDKLVLVDSAATSVYLTAPSFPYGGAGLVSTARDYDRFLHMLLNDGRLGSKRILSEATARLAKSNLMPRGVLMNAPGPIAPGKPVGFGAGGLVTLEDVDAFGRGKGTYGWDGAAGTRAWVDPVRHIRAVMMINLLGAGTLGTDFDKAVAKDMGSAAGK
- a CDS encoding nuclear transport factor 2 family protein — encoded protein: MRYAIERVVITVGAAFLLLGLAPPPNPEEANVRATLNLYLQGHASGSGDYMRQAFVPEARLLFMRDGKLTQVTSEEYASRFTGKPADDEAKRKRSIGLIDIAGDAAIARIDLDYPDAKFVDYMTLLKIDGKWRIVNKSFNVERRPAT
- the dapF gene encoding diaminopimelate epimerase — its product is MRIDFIKCHGSGNDFALVDARGVARDDGDWAVVARALADRRGAVGSDGLLLLTDGDGQHAFGMRMFNSDGSEAETCLNGLRCVARAGLSALGIDQALVRLKTSGAEVRRDPDLAPGVVTIGELAGPASLELDDWPMTIGRHQNVQMPIAGLPSDRAFTAVAIPNPHLIAFVDAIDEAELVAAGEACEAAPHWLPNRANVSFVEVRGPDALFVRTHERGVGLTDSCGSAMAASLFAACLTERADFDAEVTLFNRGGLVKGCAAPDGMVRLSGNATWEWEGSVEVDLDRALAGDFRVARHFNDEIAAWGAVIEGV
- a CDS encoding glutathione S-transferase family protein, which codes for MIVYGSTLSPFVRKVMAYLAEKGLSAELKPSGMGRGGPEFEEASPFGKMPAFRDPGADNGHDFVISDSTAIITYLEAKHPEPAMIPADPANRARTIWFEEFGDTMVAATGGKVFFNRIVAPKFMKVPGDEAAAQGAVETEMPRLFDYLERTIPDSGFLVGDRMSLADISVASPFVNYAHCQVGPNAARWPRTVAYLDAILARPSFATMIEGERQMVAALG
- a CDS encoding DUF885 domain-containing protein codes for the protein MIEFPTRRTAISGLAAGVAVASLPSFAAPAPSAAALLDKFAWQLFDFDPGEATRLGIDVGPHAALRSRLDDRSAAGVTARQRFLTGALVELARVPRRGLDAATLTSLAVAESAFRTALDGMKLPYGVATIGSWRNTPYAVIQNVGSWLDVPQLLDGDQPVRDAADAEAYLARLAAMAGQLDGETARIRAARRQGLVPPSFLLDKTIKGMTGMIVDAAKPDGPLVGPLARKAAAIPGPWSDRAVTVVTTAIVPALERQLAELKAQRAVATDAAGMSARPHGAEWYAWGLRAGTTTTRSPAEIHALGRSQLVDLQTQMDAILKGFGLTQGSVAERAAALQKRPKIGFPEGDEGRRQIIAYMQGKIDAIRPRLPRAFRRLVKGNLEIRRLPAAQEPGAAPAYGGPGSLDGSIPGRIWVKLDDTSIHNRVTIPDLVFHEGIPGHVWQGEYAQQLPLIRSLLAFNAYSEGWALYAEQLADELGMYDDDPAGRLGYLMGLSWRAVRLVVDTGIHAMGWTRQRALDEFIAATGLPRGNAESEIDRYCAWPGQACGYKIGQTEIDAQRDRAKAALGARYDLRDFNQAVVEGGNVPLDVLGQNVSRYIAGGG
- a CDS encoding cupin domain-containing protein yields the protein MARHDFDPATVQPDGRPAAKATLFNAAGEGPWRGSVPGLDLQGPVTVLAYGTDEIGVGPRLHVHPYDETFIVVAGHGRFFVGETVIDAAAGEIVLGPAGVPHKFENLGPGRLQTIDIHHSRTWIQTDLEEIA
- a CDS encoding GAF domain-containing sensor histidine kinase, with the protein product MDQAKLIELERFRGVVAIQQAISDARGDLATVMNAIVQETSVMPQSNGVVVELRDGDQIYYAAASGASADLLGLRLPLSTSLSGQCVLTGEPLCCTDSETDPRVNREACRRVGLRSMIVIPIPHRGQTVGVLKYHAADPGAFDDDDMLMAHLLVGPIAVGMSSVGEEDALRAQTELRSIVELKEQFVSNVSHELRTPVTSIAGSLGLLHSGAGGQLTDKASSLVDIASRNADRLKRLVDDLLDIGKLDTGQVVMTLAEVDLRAVLRDAVEQNQPFADQLGVTLALDAPSGPVIATTDADRLFQAITNLVSNGAKFSPRGSTVSLALHETGGAAIIRVSDQGPGVPADFRARLFDRFSQSDAAPARSPMPGTGLGLAITKGIVERLGGTVRLDEAHSDGAVFEICLPLAEAGAAAA
- a CDS encoding DUF6456 domain-containing protein, with protein sequence MRDLVEVEFDPADVAIIPGRAPAKARRGRTVTVNRAESPLSWLAARGLVDARQVEAGERLRRDYEIAQLGPRVTMHWDSVRVDGGGGDDADPTLAHVAAKRRFDAAIAATGSGLSDILWRVVCAGEAIPAAERALGWPGRAGRLVLGLALDRLADHYRLM
- a CDS encoding helix-turn-helix domain-containing protein, whose protein sequence is MITAIREVRRAKGMTLDDVARTCVPPTTAQTIGRLETGTRTVSVGWLNRIAAALGVEAADLVKLRDHAELPVAALLAADGAHAPTRPILVPPPRATAGMVGVAVTGGIGDYRAGDTVWCEPLAPDAFAGALNRDVLVPRPGGRFLFGRLIGREGDRLQVLPLGAGQRQQVVSDPPWIARAVTLIRGL
- a CDS encoding GFA family protein, translated to MKRTYRGSCHCKAVTFEADLDLDQGTGKCNCTVCWKQRMWTIGVTPADFRLLSGEDKLADYGRSGDWGEGHHRFCSVCGIHTHGHGKIEAMGGDPYVSVHLSALDDLPVDDLVKAPLTYMDGLHDNWWNPPAETRHL